The following are from one region of the Mustela lutreola isolate mMusLut2 chromosome 7, mMusLut2.pri, whole genome shotgun sequence genome:
- the ZFHX2 gene encoding zinc finger homeobox protein 2 isoform X1, with amino-acid sequence MATLNAPSTAGATPTPGHHASSPSPDTSFPSTPADPVTKDPPAAPSSSESMRPSEPGGQALELGCGLVPPKETGEPREEPGCGGFSPKDLGVQEDKEQEEEGGGLPPVDLSNHLFFIAGGEAYLAAKLSLTGGSELLPKGFPWGEVGIKEEPSLPLLAHSTPALLTALHIQHGFDPIQGFSSSDQILSRDTSAPSPATCEGRDGAFWSYQLAPNPPGDPKDGPMESRGGDHRALFWLCLLCRLGFSRPQAFVGHTQSHGVKLTPAQHLGLPSNAAVLQVGEEGCTALLSFLEPKPPTQSPLEGPPNNSSTASTEANGPPPENGPTEAKAQAPVLPADEVMALSPPSPPATPATWDPSPAEAKESQMAAGEAGPDWLSEGQEEDGGLCPPLNQSSPASKEGGTLPALVGSPEDSSDPPQPYRLADDYTPAPAAFQGLSLSSHMSLLHSRNSCKTLKCPKCNWHYKYQQTLDVHMREKHPESNSHCSYCSAGGAHPRLARGESYNCGYKPYRCDVCNYSTTTKGNLSIHMQSDKHLANLQGFQAGPGGQGSPPEAALPAVAGDKEPKTKSSWQCKVCSYETNISRNLRIHMTSEKHMQNVLLLHQGLPLGLPPGLVGPGPPPPPGAAPTPTPELFQYFGPQALGQPQAPLPGSGLRPDKPLEAQLLLNGFHHLGASARKFPTPAPGSLSPDTPLPPSQLLGPLSDGLPTSPPPDDSPALKVFRCLVCQAFSTDSLELLLYHCSVGRSLPEAEWKEVAGDTHRCKLCCYGTQLKANFQLHLKTDKHAQKYQLAAHLREGGGAVGSPAPVPLGDGAPYGSVPPLHLRCNICDFESNSKEKMQLHARAAAHEENSQIYKFLLEMEGAAAGPELGLFRCLLCAWETPSRLAVLQHLRAPAHRDAQAQRRLQLLQGGPTAEDGLSALQSILSFSHGQLRTPGKPPVTPLAEPPTPEKDAQNKTEQLASEEAESKTGPPGDNANQTTVFCCPYCSFLSPEPDQVRAHTLSQHAVQPKYRCPLCQEQLVGRPALHFHLSHLHNVVPECVEKLLLVATTVEMTFMTKVLPGPALCPLGDAPEPHALGPEAAPTREQDAEDPHLTPEASPDLLPEPPPPSAEGPDKPRGSPDRSPSPASSPAPRPEAPVEEMAPPPTMAEEEEGSVGEPRPTEPPPADSRHPLTYRKTTNFALDKFLDPARPYKCTVCKESFTQKNILLVHYNSVSHLHKMKKAAIDPSGPARGEAGAAPPTAAATDKPFKCTVCRVSYNQSSTLEIHMRSVLHQTRSRGTKADAKVEGPERGQEEPKEGETEGDVGTEKKGPDPGSFISGLPFLSPPPPALDLHRFPAPLFTPPVLPPFPLVPESLLKLQQQQLLLPFYLHDLKVGPKLALAGPAPLLSLPAATPPPPPPPPKAELADREWERPPVAEEGSETRPTSPPNSTPSEAARTAAKALLENFGFELVIQYNEGKQAVPPPPTPPPPEALGGGDKLACGACGKLFSNMLILKTHEEHVHRRFLPFEALSRYAAQFRKSYDSLYPPPAEPPKPPDGSLDSPAPPLGPPFLVPEPEAGGTHPSEERSRAGRWPPEEEESSRGNLPPLVPAGRRFSRTKFTEFQTQALQSFFETSAYPKDGEVERLASLLGLASRVVVVWFQNARQKARKNAIEGGPVTTGGGNGGASGCRRCHATFSCVFELVRHLKKCYDDQSPEEEEEEAERGEEEEEVEEEEAEEEQNMEPPTGPEGPSPEPPDREELSQAEATKPGGKEPEGNAPPSPSPAHTCDQCTMSFPSQDLLASHRRLHFLPSLQPSTAPNLLDLPLLVLGERSPLVAGTLPTPGPPLKRKHEEGSLSPTGSEVGGGGESDPPRDKRLRTTILPEQLEILYRWYMQDSNPTRKMLDCISEEVGLKKRVVQVWFQNTRARERKGQFRSTPGAVPNPAVKPITSTPAAFPKFNLLLGKVDDGTGREASKREAPAFPYPPVTPAAGPLPLLPPGKEATTPTPEPPLPLPPPPPPSEEEGADEPAKASPESEACSPSAGDLSDSSASSLAEPESPGAGGSSGGAGGGSGVPDGMGQRRYRTQMSSLQLKIMKACYEAYRTPTMQECEVLGEEIGLPKRVIQVWFQNARAKEKKAKLQGAAAGGAGGSSEGPLGAQRTDCPYCDVKYDFYVSCRGHLFSRQHLAKLKEAVRAQLKSESKCYDLAPAPEAPLAPKATPATTSASLPLGAAPALPRLAPVLLSGPALAQSPLGSLAPFSSGPAASSGLLGLATSVLPTTTVVQTAGPGCPLPQRPVPEQTNSSTAGITDPAPGPPTEPSGDRVSGERKPMAAPTNSSTDALKNLKALKATVPALLGGQFLPFPLPPAGGATPPAVFGPQLQGAYFQQLYGMKKGLFPMNPVIPQTLIGLLPNALLQPPPQPPEPTTTAPPKPPELAAAGEGEAGEAEELLSASTGISTVDVTHCYLCRQCKMAFDGEAPATAHQRSFCFFGRGSGGSVPPPLRVPICTYHCLACEVLLSGHEALASHLRSSAHRRKAAPPPGGPAITITNAATAATAAVAFAKEEARLPHTDSNPKTTTTSTLLAL; translated from the exons ATGGCTACCCTTAACGCACCCTCTACCGCCggcgccacccccacccctgggcaCCATGCCTCGTCCCCGTCTCCGGacacctccttccccagcacccccGCTGACCCTGTCACCAAAGATCCCCCTGCTGCCCCCTCCAGCTCTGAGAGCATGAGGCCCTCAGAGCCGGGGGGACAGGCCCTGGAGCTGGGCTGTGGCCTCGTCCCACCAAAGGAGACTGGGGAGCCCCGAGAAGAGCCTGGCTGTGGTGGCTTCTCACCAAAGGACCTAGGAGTTCAAGAAgacaaggagcaggaggaggaaggaggtgggctCCCACCCGTGGACCTAAGCAACCATTTGTTCTTCATAGCTGGTGGTGAGGCCTACCTCGCAGCCAAGCTGTCCCTGACAGGTGGCAGTGAACTGTTACCAAAGGGCTTCCCTTGGGGCGAGGTGGGAATCAAAGAAGAGCCCAGCCTGCCCCTCCTTGCCCACTCGACCCCTGCACTCCTCACTGCCCTTCATATCCAACATGGCTTTGACCCAATCCAAGGCTTTAGCTCTTCTGACCAAATTCTGTCCCGTGATACCTCAGCGCCATCTCCGGCCACCTGTGAGGGAAGGGATGGAGCCTTCTGGAGCTACCAGCTGGCTCCAAACCCACCCGGAGATCCCAAAGATGGCCCTatggagagcaggggaggagacCACAGGGCACTCTTCTGGCTCTGCCTCCTGTGCCGCCTGGGTTTCAGTAGGCCCCAGGCTTTTGTGGGTCACACACAGTCTCATGGGGTGAAGCTCACCCCTGCTCAACACTTGGGCCTGCCCAGTAACGCAGCTGTGCTCCAGGTGGGAGAGGAGGGCTGCACGGCCCTCCTCAGCTTTCTGGAACCAAAACCACCTACTCAGTCCCCTCTAGAAGGCCCCCCCAACAACAGCAGCACAGCGAGCACAGAGGCAAACGGACCCCCGCCCGAGAATGGCCCCACTGAGGCCAAAGCCCAGGCACCTGTCCTGCCTGCCGACGAAGTCATGGCCCtcagccctccctccccgcccgcAACCCCCGCCACCTGGGACCCCAGCCCAGCCGAAGCCAAAGAATCACAGATGGCAGCAGGTGAGGCAGGGCCAGATTGGCTCTCCGAGGGGCAAGAAGAGGACGGAGGGCTCTGCCCCCCACTCAACCAAAGCTCACCCGCCTCTAAGGAGGGGGGCACTCTCCCTGCCCTCGTCGGCTCCCCTGAAGACTCCAGCGACCCACCGCAGCCCTACCGCCTGGCTGACGACTATACCCCGGCCCCCGCAGCCTTCCAGGGCCTCAGCCTGTCCAGCCACATGTCTCTGTTACACTCTCGCAACTCCTGCAAGACGCTCAAGTGTCCCAAGTGCAACTGGCACTACAAGTACCAGCAGACCCTGGATGTGCACATGCGGGAGAAGCACCCTGAAAGCAACAGCCACTGCAGCTACTGCAGCGCGGGCGGCGCGCACCCCCGCCTGGCCCGGGGCGAGAGCTACAACTGCGGCTACAAGCCCTACCGCTGCGACGTGTGCAACTACTCCACCACCACCAAGGGCAACCTCAGCATCCACATGCAGTCGGATAAGCACCTGGCCAACCTTCAGGGCTTCCAGGCGGGCCCAGGGGGCCAGGGCAGCCCCCCAGAGGCGGCGCTCCCCGCTGTTGCCGGGGACAAGGAGCCCAAGACCAAATCTTCCTGGCAGTGCAAGGTGTGCAGCTATGAGACCAACATCTCCCGCAACCTGCGCATCCACATGACCTCTGAGAAACACATGCAGAATGTGCTGCTGCTGCACCAGGGGCTGCCGCTGGGCCTGCCACCTGGGCTGGTGGGGCCAGGCCCCCCGCCACCGCCAggagccgcccccacccccacccctgaacTCTTCCAGTACTTCGGGCCACAGGCCCTGGGGCAGCCTCAGGCTCCCTTGCCCGGCTCTGGGCTGAGGCCAGACAAGCCCCTGGAAGCCCAGCTGCTTCTCAACGGCTTCCACCACCTTGGAGCGTCTGCTCGCAAGTTCCCCACACCTG cccctggcagcctctCCCCGGATACCCCCCTGCCTCCAAGTCAGCTCCTGGGCCCCTTGTCCGATGGCCTGCCCACCTCACCGCCCCCAGACGACAGCCCGGCCCTGAAGGTGTTCCGCTGCCTGGTGTGCCAGGCCTTCAGCACGGACAGCCTGGAGCTGCTGCTCTACCACTGCAGCGTGGGCCGGAGCCTCCCGGAGGCTGAGTGGAAGGAGGTGGCCGGGGACACCCACCGCTGCAAACTCTGCTGCTACGGCACCCAGCTGAAGGCCAACTTCCAACTCCACCTCAAGACTGACAAACATGCGCAGAAGTACCAGCTGGCCGCCCACCTAAGGGAGGGTGGTGGGGCCGTGGGCTCCCCTGCCCCAGTGCCCCTGGGAGACGGGGCTCCCTATGGCTCCGTGCCCCCGCTGCACCTGCGCTGCAACATCTGTGACTTCGAGTCCAACAGCAAGGAAAAGATGCAGCTGCACGCCCGGGCTGCAGCCCATGAGGAAAACAGCCAGATCTATAag TTTCTGCTGGAGATGGAAGGGGCAGCAGCCGGGCCCGAGCTGGGGCTGTTCCGCTGCCTGCTGTGTGCATGGGAGACGCCGTCCCGCCTGGCTGTGCTACAGCACCTGCGTGCACCGGCCCACCGCGACGCCCAGGCCCAGCGGCGCCTGCAGCTGCTGCAAGGCGGCCCCACGGCCGAGGATGGGCTCTCAGCGCTGCAGAGCATCCTGAGCTTCAGCCATGGGCAGCTGCGGACTCCCG GCAAGCCTCCTGTCACCCCCTTAGCTGAGCCGCCCACCCCTGAAAAAGATGctcagaacaaaacagaacaattgG CTTCTGAAGAGGCAGAGAGCAAGACTGGCCCTCCAGGAGACAATGCCAACCAGACCACG GTGTTCTGCTGTCCGTACTGCAGCttcctgagcccagagcccgacCAGGTGAGGGCTCACACACTCTCCCAGCATGCAGTGCAGCCCAAGTACAGGTGCCCGCTATGCCAGGAGCAGCTGGTGGGCCGGCCTGCCCTGCACTTCCACCTTAGCCACCTTCACAATGTGGTGCCCGAGTGCGTGGAGAAGCTGCTGCTTGTG GCCACAACTGTAGAGATGACCTTTATGACCAAAGTGCTGCCTGGGCCTGCTCTCTGCCCGCTGGGGGATGCCCCAGAGCCCCATGCTCTTGGGCCAGAGGCTGCACCCACCAGAGAACAGGATGCAG aagACCCTCACCTGACCCCTGAAGCCAGTCCTGATCTTCTTCCTGAGCCTCCCCCGCCCTCAGCTGAGGGCCCAGACAAGCCCCGAGGAAGCCCTGATCGATCCCCTTCTCCAGCCTCATCTCCAGCCCCTCGGCCGGAGGCCCCAGTGGAAGAAATGGCCCCTCCACCCACCATggctgaggaggaagaggggagtgTCGGGGAGCCACGCCCCACAGAGCCCCCTCCAGCTGACTCTCGCCACCCTCTGACCTATCGGAAGACCACCAACTTTGCCCTGGACAAGTTTCTTGACCCTGCCCGGCCCTATAAGTGCACTGTGTGTAAGGAATCCTTCACACAGAAGAATATCCTCCTGGTCCATTACAACTCTGTCTCCCACCTGCACAAGATGAAGAAGGCTGCCATTGACCCATCCGGCCCTGCCCGAGGAGAGGCGGGCGCCGCGCCTCCCACTGCTGCTGCCACAGACAAGCCCTTCAAGTGCACGGTCTGCCGGGTCTCCTACAACCAGAGCTCCACCCTGGAGATCCATATGCGCTCCGTTCTACACCAGACTCGCTCTCGGGGGACCAAGGCTGATGCCAAGGTGGAGGGGCCAGAGCGAGGTCAGGAAGAGCCCAAAGAGGGCGAGACCGAGGGGGACGTGGgcactgaaaagaagggccctgaCCCTGGTAGCTTCATATCTGGGTTGCCCTTCCTGtcacctcccccacctgccttggACCTGCACCGATTCCCAGCCCCACTCTTCACCCCGCCAGTCTTGCCCCCATTCCCTCTGGTGCCCGAATCACTGCTGAAGCTCCAGCAGCAACAGCTGCTCCTGCCCTTCTACCTCCATGACCTCAAGGTGGGGCCCAAGCTGGCACTGGCGGGGCCTGCACCCCTGCTATCCCTGCCAGCTGCcactcctcctcccccgcccccgccccccaaggCTGAGCTGGCTGACCGGGAGTGGGAGCGGCCCCCCGTGGCAGAAGAGGGGAGTGAGACAAGGCCCACCTCACCCCCCAACTCAACGCCCAGCGAAGCAGCCCGCACTGCAGCCAAAGCCCTTCTAGAAAACTTCGGCTTTGAGCTGGTGATCCAGTACAACGAAGGCAAGCAggctgtgccccctcccccaaccccacccccaccagaggccctggggggtggggacaaaCTGGCCTGTGGGGCCTGTGGGAAACTCTTCTCCAATATGCTCATCCTCAAGACACACGAGGAGCACGTCCACCGCCGATTCCTGCCCTTTGAGGCCCTGAGCCGTTATGCTGCTCAGTTTCGAAAGAGCTATGACAGCCTGTATCCACCGCCTGCAGAGCCCCCCAAACCTCCTGATGGGTCCCTGGATTCACCAGCTCCCCCACTGGGCCCTCCCTTCCTGGTCCCGGAGCCTGAGGCTGGGGGGACCCATCCCTCTGAGGAGCGGAGCCGGGCAGGACGTTGGCccccagaggaggaagagagctcCAGAGGGAATCTGCCTCCCCTAGTGCCTGCAGGCCGTAGGTTTTCCAGAACCAAGTTCACAGAGTTCCAGACTCAGGCTCTGCAGTCTTTCTTTGAGACCAGTGCCTACCCCAAGGACGGAGAGGTGGAACGGCTTGCAAGTCTCCTGGGCCTGGCTAGCCGTGTGGTGGTAGTGTGGTTCCAGAATGCCCGCCAGAAAGCACGCAAAAATGCCATCGAGGGTGGGCCTGTGACAACCGGAGGTGGCAACGGGGGAGCCTCTGGCTGCAGACGCTGCCATGCCACCTTCTCATGCGTTTTTGAGCTGGTGCGGCACCTCAAGAAATGCTATGACGACCAGTCccctgaagaggaggaggaagaggcagagcgaggggaagaggaggaagaggtagaggaggaggaagcagaggaggaacAGAACATGGAACCCCCCACAGGGCCCGAGGGTCCCTCACCAGAGCCCCCGGACCGGGAAGAGCTGAGTCAAGCAGAGGCAACAAAGCCAGGAGGCAAAGAACCTGAAGGGAATGCCCCTCCCTCACCTTCCCCGGCCCACACCTGTGACCAGTGCACCATGTCCTTCCCCAGCCAAGACCTCCTCGCCAGTCACCGGCGGCTGCACTTCTTGCCATCCCTGCAGCCTAGCACGGCCCCGAACCTCCTAGATCTGCCCTTGCTGGTGCTCGGGGAGCGGAGCCCCCTGGTGGCCGGCACTCTGCCCACGCCAGGGCCCCCGCTCAAACGGAAGCATGAGGAGGGCAGCCTGTCCCCGACAGGCAGTgaggtgggcgggggaggggagagcgaTCCCCCCAGGGACAAGCGCCTGCGCACCACCATCCTGCCGGAGCAGCTGGAGATCCTGTACCGCTGGTACATGCAAGACTCCAACCCAACTCGCAAGATGCTCGACTGCATCTCCGAGGAGGTGGGACTCAAAAAGCGAGTGGTgcaggtctggttccagaacaccAGGGCCCGGGAGAGGAAAGGCCAGTTTCGAAGCACCCCTGGGGCAGTGCCCAACCCAGCAGTCAAGCCCATCACGTCTACCCCCGCAGCATTTCCCAAGTTCAACCTCTTGTTGGGCAAGGTAGACGACGGGACTGGGAGGGAGGCCTCAAAGCGGGAAGCACCTGCTTTTCCCTACCCCCCGGTTACCCCTGCCGCCGGGCCCCTGCCTCTTCTGCCACCGGGGAAAGAGGCCACCACCCCAACACCAGAGCCACCGcttcccctcccacctccccctccacccagtgAGGAAGAGGGTGCCGATGAACCTGCTAAAGCTTCTCCAGAAAGCGAGGCTTGCAGTCCGTCTGCAGGCGATCTCAGCGATTCATCTGCTTCCAGTCTGGCCGAACCGGAGTCCCCTGGGGCTGGAGGAAGCAgtggaggagcaggagggggGTCTGGGGTTCCAGATGGAATGGGGCAACGGCGCTACAGGACCCAGATGAGCAGCCTGCAGTTGAAGATCATGAAAGCCTGCTACGAGGCCTACCGCACCCCGACCATGCAGGAGTGTGAGGTGCTGGGGGAGGAGATTGGGCTGCCCAAGAGAGTCAtccaggtctggttccagaatGCTCGTGCCAAGGAAAAGAAGGCCAAACTGCAGGGGGCAGCAGCtggcggggctgggggcagcaGTGAGGGCCCCCTGGGAGCCCAGCGCACCGACTGTCCCTACTGTGATGTCAAGTATGATTTCTATGTCTCCTGCCGAGGCCATCTCTTCTCACGCCAGCACCTCGCCAAACTCAAAGAGGCCGTCCGAGCCCAGCTGAAAAGTGAAAGCAAGTGCTACGACTTGGCCCCAGCACCTGAGGCACCCCTGGCTCCCAAGGCCACACCTGCCAccacatctgcctctctgccccttgGGGCTGCCCCGGCCCTGCCTCGCCTGGCCCCGGTCCTCTTGTCCGGCCCAGCTCTGGCCCAGTCCCCGCTGGGAAGCTTAGCTCCTTTCAGTTCAG GCCCTGCAGCCTCCTCTGGCCTCCTCGGCCTCGCCACTTCAGTCCTGCCTACCACCACAGTGGTCCAGACTGCTGGCCCAGGCTGCCCCTTACCTCAGAGACCTGTGCCAGAGCAAACTAACAGCTCCACAGCAGGCATCACTgaccctgccccaggcccccCTACTGAGCCCTCTGGGGACAGAGTCTCTGGTGAACGAAAGCCAATGGCAGCCCCCACCAACTCCTCCACTGACGCCCTCAAGAACCTCAAAGCACTGAAGGCTACTGTCCCAGCCCTCTTGGGGGGCCAATTCCTGCCCTTCCCATTGCCCCCCGCTGGGGGGGCAACACCACCAGCTGTCTTTGGCCCCCAGTTGCAGGGGGCCTACTTCCAACAGCTCTATGGCATGAAGAAGGGGCTATTTCCCATGAACCCTGTGATACCTCAGACCCTCATCGGACTGCTCCCCAACGCCCTTCTCCAGCCACCACCCCAGCCCCCCGAGCCCACAACCACAGCGCCTCCAAAGCCTCCTGAACTGGCtgctgcaggggagggggaggctggggaggccgAGGAGCTGCTGTCGGCCAGTACCGGCATCTCCACCGTGGATGTGACCCACTGTTATCTGTGCCGCCAGTGCAAGATGGCATTCGATGGGGAGGCCCCAGCCACTGCTCACCAGAGATCCTTCTGCTTCTTTGGGCGGGGCTCTGGGGGTTCTGTGCCCCCCCCACTGCGGGTGCCCATCTGCACCTACCACTGCCTCGCATGTGAGGTGCTGCTGAGTGGGCACGAAGCCCTGGCCTCCCACTTGCGCTCCTCGGCCCATAGGCGCAAGGCGGCCCCGCCCCCAGGGGGCCCagccatcaccatcaccaacGCCGCCACTGCCGCCACGGCTGCTGTGGCTTTTGCCAAAGAGGAAGCAAGATTACCTCACACGGACTCCAACCCAAAAACTACTACTACCTCTACACTTCTAGCTTTATAA